In Paraburkholderia bryophila, a single genomic region encodes these proteins:
- a CDS encoding phospholipase D family protein: protein MLCFATAFLTACATKPPATAFDRQVTHALPVTETTPLHTALAPLEAAHPNESGFRVLSSGTDALQMRIALARAATKTLDMQYYIANEDTTGKLLLGAALYAADHGVRVRMLVDDLNFKDIDQVMAGLNSHDNIEIRVFNPFGSAQQGVFERTTNLFTQIGHFTRRMHNKAMIADNQLAIVGGRNLGDEYFSASETLQFRDLDVLAAGPITADVSASFDDYWNSSIAYPLRALNHQKFDAKELDKTRDDLRQHWRENADPYNAKPLNATPLATQIANAQLGLTWAPAEFKADLPEKIVHPSPDYVSPPMQRLAELMHDAQKDFLIISPYFVPHESGVEAAGVLTHRGVRIAVLTNSLAATDAVAVQAGYSPFRVPLLQQGVELYEFKPQQKTPRAGITGSRSRASLHAKTYVIDHKILVIGSMNLDPRSANLNTELALVIHSAPLADQVAQIFARAIAPEVSYRVTLADSAQLAYLRSIGAPLSPLVWTDVENGTRRTYIFDPQAGLYRNALTGLFSLLPVNAEL, encoded by the coding sequence CTGCTGTGCTTCGCAACGGCATTCCTGACCGCTTGCGCCACCAAGCCTCCCGCCACCGCGTTCGACCGTCAGGTCACCCACGCGCTTCCCGTTACCGAAACCACACCGCTGCATACCGCGCTTGCGCCGCTCGAAGCCGCGCATCCGAACGAGTCCGGTTTTCGCGTGCTGTCGAGCGGCACCGACGCATTGCAGATGCGCATCGCGCTCGCGCGCGCGGCGACGAAAACGCTCGACATGCAGTACTACATCGCCAACGAAGACACCACCGGCAAGCTGTTGCTCGGCGCCGCGCTATACGCGGCGGACCACGGTGTACGCGTGCGCATGCTGGTCGACGATCTGAACTTCAAGGACATCGATCAGGTCATGGCGGGTTTGAACTCGCACGACAACATCGAGATTCGCGTCTTCAATCCGTTCGGCAGCGCGCAGCAAGGCGTGTTCGAACGTACGACGAACCTGTTCACGCAGATCGGCCACTTCACGCGCCGCATGCATAACAAGGCGATGATCGCGGACAACCAGCTGGCGATCGTCGGCGGCCGCAATCTCGGCGACGAATACTTCAGCGCCAGCGAAACGCTGCAGTTCCGCGATCTCGACGTGCTCGCCGCGGGTCCGATCACCGCCGACGTCTCCGCCAGTTTCGACGACTACTGGAACAGCAGCATTGCCTATCCGCTGCGCGCGCTGAACCATCAGAAGTTCGACGCGAAAGAGCTCGACAAGACGCGCGACGACTTGCGTCAGCATTGGCGCGAGAACGCCGATCCGTACAACGCGAAGCCGCTGAACGCGACGCCGCTCGCCACGCAAATCGCCAACGCCCAGCTCGGTCTGACGTGGGCGCCCGCCGAATTCAAGGCGGATCTGCCGGAAAAAATCGTGCACCCGTCGCCGGACTATGTGAGTCCGCCGATGCAGCGTCTCGCCGAGCTGATGCACGACGCGCAGAAAGACTTCCTGATCATTTCGCCGTACTTCGTGCCGCACGAATCCGGCGTCGAGGCGGCGGGCGTGCTGACGCATCGCGGCGTGCGGATCGCCGTGCTGACCAACTCGCTGGCTGCCACCGACGCGGTCGCCGTGCAAGCTGGCTACAGTCCGTTTCGCGTGCCGCTGCTGCAGCAAGGCGTCGAACTGTACGAATTCAAACCGCAGCAGAAGACGCCGCGCGCGGGGATTACCGGTTCGCGTTCGCGCGCCAGCCTGCATGCCAAAACCTACGTGATCGATCACAAGATTCTGGTGATCGGCTCGATGAATCTCGACCCGCGTTCGGCCAATCTGAACACCGAACTGGCGCTGGTGATTCACAGCGCGCCGCTCGCCGACCAGGTCGCGCAAATCTTCGCGCGCGCCATCGCGCCCGAGGTCAGTTACCGCGTGACGCTGGCCGACAGCGCACAGCTCGCGTACCTGCGTTCGATCGGCGCGCCGCTGTCGCCGCTGGTGTGGACCGACGTCGAAAACGGCACGCGCCGCACCTACATTTTCGATCCGCAAGCGGGTTTGTACCGGAACGCGCTAACGGGTCTATTCTCCCTATTGCCTGTCAACGCAGAACTTTGA